AAAACTTTATCCAAGGATGTATCTTGGATAAGGAAGGAAAGGTGATTCTTGAGCAGAAGTTCAAGAATGAGCCTCATTCGATGGATTTGTTTCTGTCGAATATACAACAGGATTCCAAAATTGCTTTGGAATCATGCAGCTGCTGGCAGTATGTGTATGACTACCTATACGACGCTGGCTATAAGGAGCTTGTATTGGCAAATCCTTCAAGGGTTCGCTTAATAGCAGCATCAAGAAAGAAAACAGATAAGCATGATGCAAAAATCTTAGCAGACTTGCTGAGGATGAATATGCTGCCTGAAAGCTATGCTCCGCCTTTGGATACAAGGTACGAGAGGCAGATAACAAGGCACAGACTTTCATTAGTAAGATTAAGAGCAGATGTCAAGAGAAAGGTTAATGCCTTGCTATTAAGGCATGGCTACCAGCACGAATACAGCGATTTATTTGGCAAAGCTGGTATGGGGCAGCTGTACTCAATGGATTTGCCAATGTGCGACAGGTTTGAGCTTGACAACTATTTAAAGACCATTGATTTTTTGACTGAAAAAATCAACAATACTCAAGACAGAGTCGAGGATTTTGTCAAGTACAATCCGCAAGCTAGGCTGCTTATGTCAGTCAAAGGCATTGACTATTATTCAGCTTTGATGATCAGTGCGGAAATCGGAGATGTAAGGAGGTTTAATTCGGCGAAAAAGATAATAAGTTATGCTGGATTAAATCCTTCAATCTCCCAATCTGGAGATAAATGTTATGTTGGGCACATATCCAAGCAAGGAAATAACAACTTGAGATGGATACTGATAGAATGCGCCAACATAGCAATAATGCATGACTCAAGTCTTGCATTATTTTATCACAGGATAAAAAAGAGAAAGAATCATAAGGTTGCTGTTGTTGCAACAGCAAGAAAGCTGT
The window above is part of the Methanobacterium sp. genome. Proteins encoded here:
- a CDS encoding IS110 family transposase; the encoded protein is MYVGLDVHKNFIQGCILDKEGKVILEQKFKNEPHSMDLFLSNIQQDSKIALESCSCWQYVYDYLYDAGYKELVLANPSRVRLIAASRKKTDKHDAKILADLLRMNMLPESYAPPLDTRYERQITRHRLSLVRLRADVKRKVNALLLRHGYQHEYSDLFGKAGMGQLYSMDLPMCDRFELDNYLKTIDFLTEKINNTQDRVEDFVKYNPQARLLMSVKGIDYYSALMISAEIGDVRRFNSAKKIISYAGLNPSISQSGDKCYVGHISKQGNNNLRWILIECANIAIMHDSSLALFYHRIKKRKNHKVAVVATARKLLTIIYAMLMTNRNYIPQRKCKAS